The DNA region TGCTTTTTCTTCCTTTTTTCCAACAAGTGATGTGCGAAATTGAGAATTCCCGAAATCGGAAGCGACAGGGTCAGCCCCAACATCAACACCAGACTTATTGCCACAGTCAACGAGGCAATTCGGCCGACCAATTGAAAACGGTAATAGCTGGTCCCAAACCAGACAATAATTGACAACATTCCGAATAGCGGAAGGAAATATGCACCCCAGCGGACAAACTTATGTTTCCACCAGACCCGGTTTAGAGTCCGGATAAGGAGAATCTCCAGAATCGAGAAGATGGTCAGAACCACGAGGCTGAATATCAGAGGATAAAGACCACTCATAATGTCTTATTATATATCTTCTTTCAAAAATTAGCTACGCCGGAAATAAAGAATCTCCATTTACCAATTGTAATATTTTCGCTTGACAAACATGGAATTAATTGTATATTTATGGTAACTCTTTGGGACGAATTGATTTGTCAATGTCGACCCGACCCCTCTACTACCTTCTTTATCTAATAATTAATTCGATAGTGTTATAGCCTTCCCGCAATATCCCGAAATGAAAGGGATATTTTAGAAATAGCGGACTCGTATTTGCAAGAATTCTTCATATCAGGCAACTATATATGTACAACATGATAATCATCCATGATAGAAATTGATTATCCGTTAATTACATCCCCTTGACGGATTAATTTTTAGAGCAAAGGAGTCAAAATGCCACGAAAACTAATGAAACTGCTGTTGCTGCTGTCAGCAATGACAGTGTTCGCGGTTTCCCTGAACGCCCATCCCTGGCCGGTCTGGCCGGACAGCTCTTATCATCAGATTATGCAATTATATGGATTGTGGTTCGGCGTGGACGATCAAAGCTCTCCACCTGGTATGCACAACGGAACAGATATTGTTGTTCCCTTCATGACACCGGTATATGCCGTTCAATCCGGATATGTCAAGGCTGTCTTAACCATTGTCGACGAATTGGTGAGCCCGGTTATAGCGGCCTCTTATTGGCGGATCGTGATCGCTGATTCCTCCGGAATTCAGCCCTGTGACGGTTGGATGTATGCCCATGTTGATAAATATTCCATCGCCGTTACGGTCGGACAATGGGTCGAAACCGGGGATTCGCTGGGATGCGTCGCCAGCTGGTATAACTACGATTTTCCCAGCCACCTGCATCTTTCAGAGGTTCATTATTATGGTACTGCGTCGCATTGGACTAATTGGAACGGCTGGGAATTTGTCGGCAATCCGCTGGATAAAATCGATAATGTCAATGACACGATTCTTCCGGTTCTCGAGACTGCTTACAATAGTCAATTGCTAGCCTTCTGTGCCAATGAGACCAGTAACTATTTCGAGGAGGGCGTTGCACT from Candidatus Zixiibacteriota bacterium includes:
- a CDS encoding M23 family metallopeptidase, whose protein sequence is MPRKLMKLLLLLSAMTVFAVSLNAHPWPVWPDSSYHQIMQLYGLWFGVDDQSSPPGMHNGTDIVVPFMTPVYAVQSGYVKAVLTIVDELVSPVIAASYWRIVIADSSGIQPCDGWMYAHVDKYSIAVTVGQWVETGDSLGCVASWYNYDFPSHLHLSEVHYYGTASHWTNWNGWEFVGNPLDKIDNVNDTILPVLETAYNSQLLAFCANETSNYFEEGVALSGDVDIISRAYDNHNWDSWKNIPYSLEYSISGDSSIP